One Gossypium hirsutum isolate 1008001.06 chromosome A11, Gossypium_hirsutum_v2.1, whole genome shotgun sequence genomic window carries:
- the LOC121210075 gene encoding TMV resistance protein N-like, whose amino-acid sequence MECLLELWFDGTNIKELPSSIGNLSSLVLLNLKDCRNLVDLHWSIENLEQIEFLEELDSSETSILSSLLNVIQTGRTISMALTLPSLLGLSSLTRLNLRDCNLCEGDIPGDISRLSSLKQLDLGGNNFISIPSCVTRFSKLEFLRLLDCRALKSLPELPTSIRGLRINGCTSLEIVANPANHQKFAI is encoded by the exons ATGGAATGTTTGTTGGAGCTTTGGTTTGATGGGACAAACATTAAAGAGCTACCTTCTTCAATCGGAAATCTGAGCAGTCttgttttgttaaatttgaaaGATTGCAGGAACCTTGTGGATCTCCATTGGAGCATAG AGAACTTGGAGCAAATAGAATTCTTGGAGGAGCTTGACTCAAGTGAAACATCC atcctttcttCTCTGTTAAATGTAATCCAAACAGGAAGGACAATTTCTATGGCTCTGACGTTGCCTTCGTTGTTAGGTTTGAGTTCATTAACAAGGCTGAATCTAAGGGACTGCAATCTTTGTGAAGGAGATATTCCTGGTGATATTTCTCGCCTATCCTCTTTGAAACAACTTGATCTTGGTGGTAACAACTTCATCAGCATACCTTCGTGTGTTACTCGATTTTCCAAGCTTGAATTTCTTAGATTGTTAGATTGCAGGGCGCTTAAATCGTTGCCTGAGCTTCCAACAAGTATACGTGGTTTAAGAATAAATGGTTGTACTTCTCTCGAAATAGTGGCAAATCCTGCAAATCATCAAAAGTTTGCAATTTGA